The Glycine max cultivar Williams 82 chromosome 17, Glycine_max_v4.0, whole genome shotgun sequence genome contains the following window.
CGTTGAGACGAAACGCAAGCATTTATGATTGATGTCCTTATCTAACCCAAAGAAAAGAGCTTGGCCTTGAAGGGGACAAGGTGTTGAATGAATCCCACATGCCACAGCGATGTCTCATTCCAAAACCCCCGCTGCCGGCGAAACTCTATTTTCCGGCACGGCGTTCCTGATTCTCCTCCACCTCTTTCTCTTCCTTACTCCCGCACTTTCCCTTGACTTCCTATTCAACTCCTTCGCCGGCGTCACCAACCTCACTCTCATCAAAGACGCTCGCGTCGACGCCTCCGTCATCCGAATGAACAACGACTCCAATCAGTACTCCTACGGCCGCGCCTTCTACCCCGTCAAAATTCCCATGCTCAAAACAAACACCTCCAATAACTCctcttccatttcttccttctccacttCCTTTGTCTTCTCCATCTTGCCGCAGATCTCTACCAGCCCCGGCTTCGGCCTCGCCTTCGTCCTCTCCAACACCACCGACCCTCCCGGCGCCATCGCCAGCCAGTACTTCGGCCTATTCACCAACGCAACCTCCCCTTCCGTTTTCCCCCTCGTCGCCGTCGAATTCGATACCGGCCGCAACCCCGAGTTCAACGACATCGACGACAACCACATCGGAATCGACCTCAACAACATCGAGTCCATAAACGCCACCACTGCCGGCTACTTCAACTCCTCCGGCGCCTTCGTGCCGGTGCGCATGCGCACCGGCCAGAACATCCACGCCTGGATCGACTTCGACGGCGAGAATCTCGAGTTCAACGTAACCGTCGCGCCAATCGGCGTTTCGCGCCCTACGAAACCTACTCTTCGGTATCAGAATCCCGCCATAGCTGACTACGTGTCCAGTAACATGTACGTAGGGTTTTCCGCTTCGAAAACGAACTGGATCGAGGCGCAGAGAGTTCTCGCATGGAGCTTCAGCGATTCAGGACCTGCAAGGGAGCTCAACACAACGAATTTACCAGTTTTTGAACTAGAATCGTCTTCTTCCTCGCTTTCTAACGGCGCAATAGCGGGCATCGTCATcggttcttttatttttgttcttatatGCGCTTCTGGTTTTTACTTATGGTGGCGAATGAACAAAGCGAACGAGGAAGAAGACGAGATCGAAGACTGGGAGCTAGAGTACTGGCCGCACAGATTTTCCTACGAGGAACTAAGTTACGCGACAGGGGAATTTCGGAAGGAGATGCTGTTAGGTTCGGGAGGGTTCGGGAGAGTGTACAAAGGAACATTGCCTAACAACACGGAAATTGCGGTGAAGTGCGTGAACCACGATTCAAAGCAAGGGTTGCGTGAATTCATGGCGGAGATTTCAAGCATGGGGAGGCTTCAGCACAAGAACTTGGTTCAAATGAGAGGATGGTGCAGAAAGGGGAACGAGCTTTTGCTGGTTTATGATTACATGCCAAACGGGAGTCTCAACAAGTGGGTTTTCGATAAGTCCGACAAGGTTTTAGGGTGGGAGCAACGCCGTCGTATACTTGTCGACGTGGCAGAGGGGCTTAACTACCTTCACCACGGTTGGGACCAGGTTGTTATTCATAGAGATATTAAATCGAGCAACATTCTGTTGGACGCCGACATGAGAGGGAGATTAGGGGACTTTGGTCTGGCCAAGCTTTACACGCACGGGGAGGTTCCCAACACCACGCGTGTGGTGGGGACGTTGGGCTACTTGGCGCCGGAGCTGGCCACGGTGGCGGCCCCCACTTCGGCGACCGACGTCTACAGCTTCGGGGTGGTGCTGCTGGAGGTGGCGTGCGGTAGGCGGCCGATAGAGACGTCGGTGGCAGAGGAGGAGGTGGTGCTCATTGATTGGGTCAGGGAGCTGTACGCGAAGGGGTGCGCGCGTGAGGCTGCGGATTTGAGGATTAGAGGGGAGTACGATGAGGGAGATGTGGAGATGGTGTTGAAGCTAGGGTTGGCTTGTTGCCACCCTGATCCTCAGAGGAGACCCACCATGAAGGAGGTCGTTGCGCTTCTCTTGGGAGAGGACCCGCCGGAGGCACCCGGAAAAGTCTTGTCCGATTTGGTTCGCGGTGGCGAGGATTCCGACGAGGCCGCGCCTTTGCAACCCTCCCCTCCTCCGGTTTGaatatttttgtgttgattaagtaattcttcattttaaataatCTTGTTTCAATTagacaaaattattataaaatttttccaccaaatatttaatattcttaTAATTTCAACCGGTTACCTCAATTAAGCTATATAATCTCACGTCAATTTGAGTTTTGTTTTGACTGTACATAAAATTGgacttatttttctcttctgattgagttttttttttaatggattttGCTAGATTGCGGCTTGCTTTGATGTGTATTTACTTGTTTTGTTTCTGATTAATGTATTTGTTATACTTTCAATCAAAGTCGCTTTTGACTCTCCATCGTGCATTGTACCTGATCAAGGCAAGGAAAAACTAGCTTTTAATTATAGATTTAGTTAACTAGTAAGGTTCAACCTATTAGGAGCACTACTGTTCGGAAGTTTTTGCCACTTGTATCTCAAAGCGGGATTGGCTTGCGTTCCTCTGTGGTTCGTTACCTTTGTCTGTCTGTATGAGTAGATTTGTAAATTGTATTctgcatgaatgaaaatgacTACACATATACGCGCATTAAACAGGTGTCTCGGTCTGCACGCGGCACACAAGCTTGGAAACTTTCCaattactaaaattattttatatattgatatagattattttctaaaacgaATGCAATCTTTGTATACGATATTTTGATTAGTCAGATGTGAACATTGGTAGGAGACCATCGCAACCACATTCTTTGGgcgaaaaaaaaggaaaaagggtgTTTTGATTAGGACAAAACTATGATACTATTCAATAGATTACGTTTTCTAACGAAAATACAGCATGTGTAACAGTTATTACATGCGCCGTGTTTTCATATTGATAAAACTTCAACACTTATCGTGTTTTTATTGGAAAACAACAAAACTATCTTTGGAACATTACCCAAATCTTTCTCCTTTTGACTACTAGTATTACATTCAAATATATAGTGAGAATACTCGTGGACATTACCTAAATCTTTCGCCTTTGGAGTATTACATTCAAATATCTAATGATAGATACACGGAGGCACTCAGAAAGCTTACTGAGATCTATGCCTTGTTGAACGCACAAATTTGGGCAGCCATACTTGGACTACTACAGTGTGAAGTTGAGAGTGTGGAAAGTGAAGCAGGATTCTGTTCTCTTTCCACTAGCCTTAAAACACTCAGATTCCTGCTGGCATGCGAACGCCACCGATTCCTTCATGCTCTCAGGTCCACAAACCAAAACTCCGATATTAGATCCATCGctttcatcatgaagcttgccaAATATATCTGTTCAATTCAAAGCTACTAAGTTGTCAACTATGTATCAGAAAcataaggaaagaaaaaaaaaatgagatcacTACCTTTAAAGTTAGGCCTTCCCCCGAAATGCACTTCATGGTCTTCAAGTGCATTCCTAGCTTCAGCTGAACTTAGATCAAGGGGTTGGATTTCTCTGTGTGATATTTGTGGAATCCCTTTCCTCAGCCTTCTCCATCTCAAAATAGCTGCCACCGAGGCGCTAAAAGCTAAAGCTAGGACAAAAGCAGCTATCAGAAGAAGATCCACAACCCAAGAAGGAGTCTTTTCTTTGGCCATTTTGGAGCGCTTTCCAGAGGGGATTATAATATGGTTGAAACAGATAACGAAAATAAGGAAAGTGATGGAGCAAAATCCTGTAATGGCAGCCATCCAAGATGGACTTTCAGGCCCGTATGCTGCATAATTTGAACACATGCTGTTCACTTGCAGGGTTCTTACTTTAAAGAACTCGTTTAGTAGCTCCCTAATTCCCACCTCTGCTTGTGTTTCTTGGGTTACAAACAATTTCAGATTCAAATGAAACTTTTCAGTTGATTGGTTGAGTAACAGATGTGAGATTGGATGTAACAGACAAAAGTCTTGTGCCTTCTTAATGACATACACAAGTTGTATTCTCGAGGGAAATCTACTTTTGTTGGTAGCTGAATCAGCTTCCGCCAAAATGCTCAGAAATGGGGTTATTCCACTTCCCCCAGCAACCAGAAGAAGGGTGTCATATCTGCAGACAATTGTTTTCATTAATCCATATAATCTTATActttttttcactatttttcACATTAGGATAAGATTATTAGACCTTGAAAACCAATGACAAGTGACAACCCTGAAATTATGATAAACAGCTCTATTATAAGTGTTAGGTATTATGTTTTTGCTCACCTCAAAAAGTCTAATGAAGCAGGTCCATAAGGTCCTTCGATAGCAATCGGTATTCCCTTCCTTTTATCTGCAGTTTTGTCTAGTTCAGCATGGATCAGATCATAAAGAGAATTAGTCCACCACCCTTCACATTTAATTATCACAGATAAAATGTGATCATCAGCCCTGGAACTAGATATGATACTGAAAGAGTGCCATTGAAGATGAGATATGGTTGGAATCTTCAAAAATATAACACTAGTAGGGTTATATTTCATCCCTGCAAATCGTTAAAAACAAACCGtttaaatggtttttttttttatcatgatctTTTCAATTATAATGGTCAATTTCAGATTGCTGTAAAGAAACTAAATACCTGGATCTTTGGGCAGAATTAGCTCCAGAGCTCTGCCTGGAAAAATTCTAGCTGAAACCATGCAAGTTTTTGGACTTGATTGTATGATTCGGATCAGTTTATCAAGGCTAAAAAGGAATATTCCCGGGAAGACAGTATAAAAGTGCCTATCCCCAACATGAAACAAGAAAAGTACTAGAAAGACTGCATACAAATGATGTGTGTAGTAGAAGATTTCAAACTTTCTCCTTCTAATTTGGGGAAGTGAAGTGACCCAAATGACTAGCCCAACAACAAGTGCAATCTCCCCAGCGAGGTATATGCGTCCAGTCTTTTGCCACTTCCAAATCTGTTTGAAAAATATGATGAGATGAAGAGAGAACTAATCACTTGCTCTACCACAAGTActtatagtgtgtttggattcaCATCCACACAACTCAAACGTGGATCACAGAAGCAACTTTTAGTTGCTTTTAGTGTATCTTGACGTGAAAATTGGATCAAACGTGAAGCACATATGCTAATCCAAAACACGCATTTAGTGTGTAATTATATTCAATGGATATTTAAAAAGTTGTCTGATAAAGAAAATGCttccaaattaaaataacagAAGGAACATGATTTAAGCCTCACCTCATCCTCAATATGGTGGCTGACCCCCCAGACCAACAAAGTGCTTGCGCCATGTATTGTAGCAAAAAGTATCATTGCAGTTCCAATCCATGTGTGGTATCTAACTGAAGCTTCAAATTGAATGCCAAGTATGCGAAACACGGCCAACCCCCTTAGAATAGGAAGAAGCAACAAAGCCATGCAAGCTTCTGCTAGCAACCCGAACCGGGTTGCTATTCTGTGATACTTGAGTTGCCACCTGAAATCAAGTTATTCACTTGGTGAAACAATAGCTTTTTCTACAAATACAACATAAGGGAATGATCAAGAACACTTACGTATTCAACTTCAGTGATTTGTATGGCATCAACTTTTTGAAGTCTGTATAAATACGAGAGTAGTAGGTCCATGCTAAGAAGACAATGAAAAGGAAAGCTATCAGTATTTCAATACTAGATAAGATTCCCAGTGTAGTATTCACCACCAGTGGATTTGAGAagaagtttgattttgatggagTACTCCTTGCGCTTCTGTAGTACCAAGGAAAACAAATTTTGAAGTGAAATGTGCATAaccataataataattgaacGGCACATGAtagatattaatattttattacctGCTTCTTTGATATCCAGCTTTCAAATCCAATAAAAGAAGTCCAATTATAGCAATAGCAATTATAGGAAACGCGTACACAGCAAAGCTAAGACCTGCAGAATAGTATCATCATCCATCTTTTTACTTGTAATTTGCATTTGatctaaaaaatttagaatttcaGGAGGTGTTTTGTAGTAATTAACAGATTCATTCAAGAGAAACAAGAAGAGATTTTTCATGGTATGACACTATGACTCATTGAAGTTGAGATTCCAAGTTCTTACCATAGTATCCAAAAATTGTATCATTGGCGCTATCTTCTGCCTGTTTCCATTTTCTTGTCCATATTTGGGTTGGCTTCAGAAGCCAAAGAGAAACCCAACCAGCGAATAAGAAAATGATGAGAAGTTTTAGAATAGAAGCATGTAAAGTGGTGCTGCATGCCATGTCTGACTAGTCTCCCTCTGCCACaagcttttctttatttttacttcAATAATGATAAAGGTCTATATATAAAGGAATCTAAATAGAAAGATTGATGATGGCCGTTTAGGAGGAAATGTTTTGGCCCCGCCACTTCCTTTTAGTGCCTGTCACTTATGAAGCATTTTTCTTCAGTAATATTTTACGAATTTACCAAACTAATGTAATGTTTGAACGGGTTATGTCCACAACTTCATTCTCCGTTTTCATCATTTTCGTATTACCTGAATTGACATTTGGGCTAAGGTGTGATTAAGCAATTAGTACACGATAACACTATCACAGACCATCATCATTAcatcatatttttgtttatctaTAGTTGTGTTACTCACTTTAACAAATTGGTAATGTGGCTGCTCTTGGTTATAATCATCCATTTTCGTCTTGGATAGTTCCTCCATCCGAATCAGATAGTGGGATTCTGGTCCCTTCCACGAACGCTTAGCCTCcatccacacacacacacacacacacacacacacacatatatatatatatatatatatatatatatatatatatatatatatatatatatatttttttttttttacaatctgCTTCTATCGATCTATCCTAGTTGCAATCTATCAGTATCAAGTAAATGAAATCCCAGTGGCATGTTAACATAAGGAATCACATATACTTTGGGTGCGTGACGAATTTTTTAGATTATCTTATGGTTTAAATATTTGAGAACTTATTAAAATAGTCAATAGTATGTTTATAAGTAGATTTcagcttattttaataaaatttcagaTGTTTATAGGAACAGCAAACAGCTTGTATGAATTTCTTTTTAGATTATAGGAACAACTTAATTATACATAAATGCTTACATGTTAAGCACTTATTTAATAAGCAATTAACTAAgttgtttattctttttttgtttgatcACGAAAGAGGAAAGGCAACAAAACAAAAGGCTAAGAGACAAAAGGTTTGTCTCTTAAAAATGCATCACGAGAATCCATTCCAGACTTCAGAGGAGGGATAGTCCAAGTTTGGGGAAAATACACATTGCAAGTTCACAAGACCGCCAAATTGTGCACCACGCCGTTAGTTTCACGTGGAATCCAGTCACGAAAAATAATAGTAAGttgtttattcaaattaaaaaaaaaattcaacataaatGGATGTCCTTATCTCTTTCTCATTTCCTTAGCTCacctttaaaacaaaaattaaatttacccTTTATGTTATATTTGTATTGGAGGTGTATCCATGTTAAGTGCTTtatggataatttttaatacaatttttttatattaatataaataaaaaaatataataattaaataaattataatatttattatatttaaaataactcatacttaattaaaaatattcattctctttttttatttgaaatttatgacttataataaaataattttatatattacattttaaaatatgcaCATTGCTTGACTTAtctgtttgtttcaattttaactCTTAAGAACATTTACGcattaaaatgtataattatttaaatgagttacttattttaattttgtaggtcttatagttatatataaatttaaacattttacacaaaaaaaatatttcaatattaAGGTGATTTAAAGTGagttcttaaattaattttgtaggtCCCAAATATTTGAGAATTATACTCAATTTTGCTTTTAGTTAAGTAACtccatgtctttttttttccagaaaaagaaaagaaattttctttagagtttttttttaaacaatccaTATTGAGAATAGAAATTGGATCAATCAAAATTGAGCCaccaagtcaccaaggcacaactttatcGCTgtaccagggctcgccctcaagTCTATTgactataatattataataaaattaaaaaaaaaactgatttctataatttttatcatatgGAACAATCCTAATCGAAtgcagaaaaattaaaaatatttaaaatctagTTTTAGAGTTTGtacagaataaaaaataaaagataaattaataataaagaagtGAATATTGCGGGTGTTTGGGTGATAAGTTGTAAAACATAAACTTAATACCCAAAACAACATGAATTAAGTTTTATTGGTTAAGTTCGGGTGAAAcacgatttaaaaaaaaaaatcaacaacggAAGTGATTTGGTTCATATGATCAGGATAGTTGAACCAAACCAATGAATAATCTAACTAATGAAAACTCCTATTACATTGTAATCATATATTTGTCACAATTTGGATGTTAATTTGGTGCTCACTTTTTGCAACATGCTCTCTTCTTTGGGTTCAAAAGAGCAAATGAAAAGCTTGGAGATTAATTTGGTGCTCCACGGTTTGGACAATTTGGAATGACTAGAAATAATTGCGGGTTCAGAGGTGGAGTTTTCGACAAGCATAAAATGCTGGATGAAATCATTGTCTTGGCTTAAGGGAGCTTCAAAGTGGTTCTTCGGATATTCTTTTAGCAAATGGAGGCTGAATCCTGGTGCTTGCATTGTTTCCCTGACATGACATTCTT
Protein-coding sequences here:
- the LOC100816035 gene encoding L-type lectin-domain containing receptor kinase S.1, which encodes MSHSKTPAAGETLFSGTAFLILLHLFLFLTPALSLDFLFNSFAGVTNLTLIKDARVDASVIRMNNDSNQYSYGRAFYPVKIPMLKTNTSNNSSSISSFSTSFVFSILPQISTSPGFGLAFVLSNTTDPPGAIASQYFGLFTNATSPSVFPLVAVEFDTGRNPEFNDIDDNHIGIDLNNIESINATTAGYFNSSGAFVPVRMRTGQNIHAWIDFDGENLEFNVTVAPIGVSRPTKPTLRYQNPAIADYVSSNMYVGFSASKTNWIEAQRVLAWSFSDSGPARELNTTNLPVFELESSSSSLSNGAIAGIVIGSFIFVLICASGFYLWWRMNKANEEEDEIEDWELEYWPHRFSYEELSYATGEFRKEMLLGSGGFGRVYKGTLPNNTEIAVKCVNHDSKQGLREFMAEISSMGRLQHKNLVQMRGWCRKGNELLLVYDYMPNGSLNKWVFDKSDKVLGWEQRRRILVDVAEGLNYLHHGWDQVVIHRDIKSSNILLDADMRGRLGDFGLAKLYTHGEVPNTTRVVGTLGYLAPELATVAAPTSATDVYSFGVVLLEVACGRRPIETSVAEEEVVLIDWVRELYAKGCAREAADLRIRGEYDEGDVEMVLKLGLACCHPDPQRRPTMKEVVALLLGEDPPEAPGKVLSDLVRGGEDSDEAAPLQPSPPPV
- the LOC100816560 gene encoding ferric reduction oxidase 8, mitochondrial, which encodes MACSTTLHASILKLLIIFLFAGWVSLWLLKPTQIWTRKWKQAEDSANDTIFGYYGLSFAVYAFPIIAIAIIGLLLLDLKAGYQRSRSARSTPSKSNFFSNPLVVNTTLGILSSIEILIAFLFIVFLAWTYYSRIYTDFKKLMPYKSLKLNTWQLKYHRIATRFGLLAEACMALLLLPILRGLAVFRILGIQFEASVRYHTWIGTAMILFATIHGASTLLVWGVSHHIEDEIWKWQKTGRIYLAGEIALVVGLVIWVTSLPQIRRRKFEIFYYTHHLYAVFLVLFLFHVGDRHFYTVFPGIFLFSLDKLIRIIQSSPKTCMVSARIFPGRALELILPKDPGMKYNPTSVIFLKIPTISHLQWHSFSIISSSRADDHILSVIIKCEGWWTNSLYDLIHAELDKTADKRKGIPIAIEGPYGPASLDFLRYDTLLLVAGGSGITPFLSILAEADSATNKSRFPSRIQLVYVIKKAQDFCLLHPISHLLLNQSTEKFHLNLKLFVTQETQAEVGIRELLNEFFKVRTLQVNSMCSNYAAYGPESPSWMAAITGFCSITFLIFVICFNHIIIPSGKRSKMAKEKTPSWVVDLLLIAAFVLALAFSASVAAILRWRRLRKGIPQISHREIQPLDLSSAEARNALEDHEVHFGGRPNFKDIFGKLHDESDGSNIGVLVCGPESMKESVAFACQQESECFKASGKRTESCFTFHTLNFTL